One window from the genome of Pararhizobium gei encodes:
- a CDS encoding FAD-binding oxidoreductase: MALKAIKPGLRNEAGMDAAMQRMRERFGDRFQTGEAIRAQHAHTTTYIPAQLPDGVVFPDNAREVETIVAIAAQHRVPLIAFGTGSSLEGHINAPYGGISIDMSRMDKVLEVNAADFDCTVQPGITREALNVYLRDTGLFFPIDPGANASIGGMASTRASGTNAVRYGTMKDNVLAVTAVTAGAKEIRTAHRAKKSSAGYDLTRLFVGAEGTLGIITSVTLRLQGIPEMIAGGVCSFPTIGAACNAVILTIQSGIPVARIELLDAVQMRASNAYSGLSYPESPALFVEFHGSPESVDLQSRQFAEIAADFGSSVFISTSNTEQRNALWKARHNAYWAQKSLAPALAILSTDVCVPISRLADCVEATQVDILEHGLIAPIVGHAGDGNFHVGLLFDDKDAADISKAEAFVERLNARALAMDGTCTGEHGIGQGKMPFLEAEMGDALDLMRQVKRALDPDNIFNPGKIFAM; the protein is encoded by the coding sequence ATGGCATTGAAGGCGATCAAGCCCGGCCTTCGCAACGAAGCTGGTATGGATGCTGCCATGCAACGGATGCGTGAGCGTTTCGGCGACCGTTTCCAGACGGGTGAAGCGATCCGGGCACAGCATGCCCACACCACCACGTACATTCCCGCACAACTTCCCGACGGGGTCGTGTTTCCGGATAATGCCCGCGAGGTCGAGACGATCGTCGCCATTGCCGCGCAACATCGCGTTCCGTTGATCGCCTTTGGTACCGGGTCCTCGCTCGAGGGACATATCAATGCGCCCTATGGCGGCATCAGCATCGACATGAGCCGCATGGACAAAGTGCTGGAGGTGAATGCCGCCGATTTCGACTGCACCGTGCAGCCGGGCATTACGCGCGAGGCTCTGAATGTCTATCTGCGGGATACCGGTTTGTTTTTTCCGATCGATCCGGGTGCCAACGCCTCGATCGGCGGGATGGCCTCGACGCGTGCGTCCGGCACCAACGCGGTGCGCTACGGCACGATGAAAGACAATGTGCTGGCTGTGACGGCGGTAACTGCCGGGGCCAAGGAAATCCGCACGGCGCACAGGGCGAAAAAATCGTCCGCTGGCTACGACCTGACGCGACTGTTCGTCGGGGCCGAGGGAACGCTGGGGATCATCACGTCCGTCACCCTGCGGCTTCAGGGAATTCCAGAGATGATCGCCGGCGGCGTCTGTTCGTTTCCAACAATCGGTGCCGCCTGCAATGCGGTCATTCTGACGATCCAGTCCGGCATTCCCGTTGCCCGCATCGAACTTCTCGACGCGGTGCAGATGCGCGCCTCCAACGCATATTCGGGTCTGAGCTATCCGGAGAGCCCGGCTCTGTTCGTCGAATTCCACGGCAGTCCCGAAAGCGTTGATCTTCAATCGCGCCAGTTTGCCGAGATCGCCGCGGACTTCGGAAGTTCCGTATTCATATCGACATCCAACACCGAGCAGCGTAACGCACTGTGGAAGGCACGTCACAATGCCTATTGGGCTCAGAAGAGCCTGGCGCCGGCGCTGGCGATCCTGTCGACGGATGTCTGCGTGCCGATCTCGCGGCTTGCCGACTGCGTGGAGGCGACGCAGGTGGACATTCTCGAACATGGATTGATTGCGCCCATCGTCGGCCATGCGGGCGACGGGAACTTTCACGTCGGTCTGTTGTTTGACGACAAAGATGCGGCCGATATTTCGAAGGCGGAGGCATTTGTCGAAAGGCTGAATGCGCGGGCGCTCGCCATGGACGGCACCTGTACGGGCGAGCATGGAATAGGTCAGGGCAAGATGCCGTTTCTCGAAGCCGAGATGGGGGATGCGCTGGATCTGATGCGGCAGGTGAAACGGGCGCTGGATCCGGACAATATCTTCAATCCAGGCAAGATTTTTGCCATGTGA
- a CDS encoding efflux RND transporter permease subunit, translated as MSGGGEHSPGRTAGFTALFIRRPILALVVNTLIIVAGLAALNGIEVRELPQVDQPVVSVNTRFEGASPETVDRELTSVIEGAVSRVQGIKDISSTSQYAQSRVTLQFSDTTDIGQASNDIRDALGRVANQLPDDADEPQIVKADADSQPIVRLALTSDTLSMEDLTLLAENEVTDRLAAVEGVADVQINGDQEKIFRIDVNQSKLASRGLTIATLRTALATASLDVPAGSLTSVNQDISVRATAGLQTPEEFENLLLSDNIRLGDVATVTLGPDIGTSSLRSNGRQGIGLGVIRQAQSNTLDISEGVKDAVKTIGEILPKGTQLTITSDDAVFIEGAIHEVEIALGASVIIVTLVIYLFLLDWRATLIPTLTMPIALIGTCAAIYLAGFSINILTLLAIVLATGLVVDDAIVVLENIVRRRSEGMGPRAAAVLGTLEVFFAVIATTATLAAVFVPLSFLPGQTGGLFREFGFVLAFAILLSSFISLTLCPMLASRMLKAHDETRAHTGVMARIGDYASGFYRRTLRACLNAPLIVFIVAIMVTAAGAGTFTLLKSELTPTEDRSRILLRMQAPQGVSLEYTQAQMRRVEDGLKPMLDNGEIANVFSISGQGGSVNTGFMVLTLAPWSDRNRSQQQISADIAKMTAAIPSIRAFPIQPNSLGIRGAGNGLQIALVGNNYGDLGEAAAKLVRQMEDSGRFENVRLNYEENQAQLSVTIDRERASDLGIDITGLSAALQAMLDGNSVLDVYVEGEAYPVKLLSTTNPVNDPTDLQNIFLKTGDGKIVPMSTIASVKEQAVAPQLSRESQLRSVSLSAGLASDLALGDALSMVETMAEPLLPAGSRVVPLAEAASLNENSGGLIVTFGFALIIIFLVLAAQFESLISGLIIMSTVPLGLACAVFAMLMTGNTLNIYSQIGLVLLVGIMAKNGILIVEFANQLRDRGEDLRSAIENAANIRLRPVMMTMIATIVGAVPLVLASGAGAEARIALGWVLVGGLGLATVVTLYLTPVAYLVIGRFTKPHVDEERRLHTEMEQAQAMQLAQAAE; from the coding sequence GTGAGCGGCGGCGGCGAGCATTCGCCCGGACGCACGGCCGGTTTTACGGCGCTTTTCATCCGCCGGCCTATTCTGGCGCTGGTGGTGAACACGCTGATCATCGTTGCTGGGCTTGCGGCCCTCAACGGCATCGAAGTGCGCGAACTGCCGCAGGTCGACCAGCCCGTCGTTTCGGTCAACACGCGGTTCGAGGGGGCCTCTCCTGAAACGGTGGACCGGGAACTGACATCGGTCATCGAAGGCGCCGTGTCGCGCGTTCAGGGGATCAAGGATATCTCCTCGACCTCGCAGTATGCGCAAAGCCGCGTGACACTGCAATTTTCCGACACCACCGACATCGGCCAGGCCTCCAACGACATCCGCGACGCGCTCGGCCGGGTGGCGAACCAGTTGCCCGACGATGCGGACGAGCCGCAGATCGTCAAGGCGGATGCCGACAGCCAGCCGATCGTGCGGCTGGCGCTGACCTCCGACACCTTATCGATGGAAGACCTGACGCTGCTTGCCGAAAACGAGGTCACGGATCGGCTTGCGGCAGTCGAGGGCGTCGCGGATGTGCAGATCAACGGCGACCAGGAGAAGATTTTCCGCATCGACGTCAATCAGTCAAAGCTCGCGTCTCGCGGGTTGACCATCGCCACCCTGCGCACGGCGCTGGCGACGGCGTCTCTCGATGTTCCCGCCGGGTCGCTGACCAGCGTCAATCAGGATATCTCCGTGCGGGCGACCGCCGGGCTGCAGACACCGGAAGAGTTCGAGAATCTGCTTCTGAGCGACAATATCCGGTTGGGCGATGTCGCCACCGTCACGCTCGGGCCGGATATCGGCACGTCGTCCCTGCGCTCCAACGGCCGGCAGGGCATAGGCCTTGGTGTTATCCGGCAGGCGCAGTCCAACACGCTTGACATTTCGGAGGGTGTGAAAGACGCAGTGAAAACCATCGGCGAGATCCTGCCCAAGGGTACGCAGCTGACGATCACCAGCGACGACGCTGTTTTCATCGAGGGCGCAATCCATGAGGTCGAGATCGCCCTCGGCGCCTCAGTGATTATCGTCACGCTCGTCATCTATCTCTTCCTGCTCGACTGGCGTGCGACGCTGATCCCGACGCTGACCATGCCGATCGCCCTGATCGGTACCTGCGCCGCAATCTATCTCGCCGGTTTCTCGATCAACATCCTGACGCTGCTGGCGATCGTGCTTGCAACCGGGCTTGTCGTCGATGACGCCATTGTCGTGCTGGAAAACATCGTGCGCCGCAGAAGCGAGGGGATGGGGCCGCGCGCTGCTGCGGTACTCGGAACGCTTGAAGTGTTCTTTGCCGTCATCGCAACGACCGCGACCCTCGCTGCAGTCTTCGTTCCGCTGTCCTTCCTGCCCGGACAGACCGGCGGGCTGTTCCGTGAATTCGGCTTCGTTCTCGCCTTCGCCATTCTGCTTTCTTCTTTTATTTCTTTGACGCTTTGCCCGATGCTGGCGTCGCGCATGCTGAAGGCGCATGACGAAACGCGTGCGCATACCGGCGTGATGGCGCGGATCGGCGATTATGCCTCCGGCTTCTACCGGCGCACGCTGCGCGCCTGTCTCAATGCGCCGCTCATTGTTTTCATTGTCGCGATTATGGTAACGGCCGCCGGGGCGGGAACCTTTACTCTGCTGAAATCGGAGCTGACGCCGACGGAGGATCGCTCGCGCATCCTGTTGCGCATGCAGGCGCCGCAAGGTGTTTCGCTGGAGTACACGCAGGCTCAGATGCGCAGGGTGGAAGATGGTTTGAAGCCGATGCTCGACAATGGCGAGATCGCCAATGTCTTCTCGATTTCGGGGCAGGGTGGTTCCGTCAACACCGGCTTCATGGTGCTGACGCTGGCGCCGTGGAGCGATCGCAACCGCAGTCAGCAGCAGATCTCGGCTGATATCGCCAAGATGACGGCGGCCATTCCATCGATCCGCGCTTTCCCGATCCAGCCGAACAGTCTCGGAATCCGGGGTGCCGGCAACGGTCTCCAGATAGCGCTTGTCGGCAATAACTACGGCGATCTTGGCGAGGCCGCCGCGAAACTCGTGCGGCAGATGGAAGACAGCGGCCGCTTCGAGAATGTTCGCCTGAACTATGAGGAAAATCAGGCGCAGCTTTCCGTGACCATCGACCGCGAAAGAGCATCCGATCTCGGTATCGACATCACCGGCCTGTCGGCGGCTTTGCAGGCCATGCTCGACGGCAACAGCGTCCTCGACGTCTATGTCGAAGGGGAAGCCTATCCAGTGAAGCTGCTATCGACCACGAACCCTGTCAACGATCCGACAGACCTGCAGAACATCTTCCTGAAGACCGGTGATGGCAAGATCGTGCCGATGTCGACCATTGCAAGCGTCAAGGAGCAAGCCGTCGCCCCGCAGCTGTCGCGCGAATCGCAACTGCGGTCGGTGTCGCTGTCCGCAGGCCTTGCGTCCGACCTTGCGCTTGGCGATGCGCTGTCGATGGTGGAAACCATGGCCGAGCCGCTGTTGCCCGCAGGGTCACGCGTCGTGCCCCTTGCCGAAGCCGCTTCCCTAAACGAAAATTCGGGCGGACTGATCGTAACCTTCGGTTTTGCGCTCATCATCATTTTTCTGGTTCTTGCCGCCCAGTTCGAAAGTCTGATCAGTGGGCTGATCATCATGTCGACGGTGCCGCTCGGGCTTGCCTGCGCTGTCTTCGCCATGCTGATGACCGGCAATACGCTCAATATCTATAGCCAGATCGGGCTGGTGCTGCTTGTCGGCATCATGGCCAAGAACGGCATCCTGATCGTGGAATTCGCCAATCAGCTGCGCGATCGTGGCGAGGATCTGCGCTCCGCGATCGAGAACGCCGCCAATATCCGGCTTCGACCGGTTATGATGACGATGATCGCGACCATCGTCGGTGCGGTGCCACTGGTGCTTGCCAGCGGCGCGGGGGCTGAGGCGCGGATTGCGCTCGGCTGGGTGCTTGTCGGCGGGCTGGGACTGGCGACCGTCGTTACGCTCTATCTGACGCCGGTGGCCTATCTGGTAATTGGCCGCTTTACCAAACCGCATGTGGACGAGGAACGGCGCTTGCATACAGAAATGGAGCAGGCTCAGGCCATGCAGCTTGCGCAGGCCGCCGAATAG
- a CDS encoding cyclase family protein — MCDACIIDSVKSRMLSRRSFFRAAAVGAATVTAANSGALSPALAQAPKGVTDLTHELFEEFPTFFGQQQFFREQKFNYKEHKFNLFELRVNEHTGTHIDAPLHFSEDGKSVAEIPVTDLVVPLAVIDIREKAAASPDAQLNPDDIKAWIAANGDLPEKACVALNSGWGKHLGTDKFRNADGDGKMHFPGFHVEAVQYLAENSSAVGIAVDTLSLDYGISPDFATHYAWLATGHWGLEAAANLDQLPAKGATLIVGAPKIRGGTGGPSRVLALV; from the coding sequence ATGTGTGACGCCTGCATCATAGACTCCGTGAAAAGCCGCATGCTCTCGCGCAGGAGCTTCTTCCGTGCGGCGGCCGTTGGCGCTGCCACGGTTACAGCTGCAAATTCCGGCGCACTGAGCCCGGCACTTGCCCAGGCGCCGAAGGGCGTCACCGACCTGACCCATGAGCTTTTCGAGGAGTTCCCGACCTTCTTCGGGCAACAGCAGTTTTTCCGCGAGCAAAAGTTCAACTACAAGGAACACAAGTTCAACCTCTTCGAACTGCGGGTGAACGAGCATACCGGAACGCATATCGACGCACCGCTGCACTTTTCCGAAGATGGAAAGTCGGTCGCGGAAATCCCGGTTACCGATCTGGTCGTACCGCTCGCCGTTATCGATATCCGCGAAAAAGCTGCCGCGAGCCCGGACGCGCAGTTGAACCCCGACGACATCAAGGCCTGGATCGCAGCGAACGGCGATTTGCCGGAAAAGGCCTGCGTCGCCTTGAATTCCGGCTGGGGCAAGCATCTCGGCACCGACAAGTTCCGCAATGCCGACGGCGACGGCAAAATGCATTTCCCCGGCTTCCATGTCGAAGCCGTTCAGTATCTCGCCGAGAATTCGAGCGCCGTCGGGATCGCCGTCGATACGCTTTCGCTCGACTACGGAATTTCGCCCGATTTCGCCACGCATTATGCCTGGCTTGCCACCGGCCACTGGGGCCTGGAAGCGGCTGCCAATCTCGACCAGCTCCCGGCCAAGGGCGCGACGCTGATCGTCGGTGCGCCAAAAATCCGCGGCGGCACGGGTGGCCCCTCCCGCGTTCTCGCACTGGTTTGA
- a CDS encoding carboxymuconolactone decarboxylase family protein, with product MSTIHPPHDREADPRVKAVFDDIRSTRKADFINNMWHYLAFDPALLEKTWADVKAIMATPSALDPLTKEMLYIAVSVTNGCGYCAHSHTAAARAKGMTDAQHADLLSVISLAARTNQLATGLQVPVDPAFDADRRS from the coding sequence ATGAGCACGATCCACCCGCCTCACGACCGCGAGGCCGACCCGCGCGTCAAGGCCGTTTTCGACGATATCCGAAGCACCCGCAAAGCGGATTTCATCAACAATATGTGGCATTACCTCGCCTTCGATCCGGCCTTGCTCGAAAAGACATGGGCCGATGTCAAGGCGATCATGGCAACGCCATCGGCGCTCGATCCCCTGACCAAGGAGATGCTCTATATCGCCGTCTCGGTCACCAATGGCTGCGGCTATTGCGCACATTCCCATACCGCGGCGGCCCGTGCGAAAGGCATGACGGACGCCCAGCATGCCGATCTTCTCAGTGTCATTTCGCTCGCCGCCCGGACCAACCAACTGGCAACGGGGTTGCAGGTGCCCGTCGATCCCGCTTTTGACGCCGACCGGCGCTCCTGA
- a CDS encoding AsmA family protein, with protein MLSRILVFIGGLLVAALFAALIAPLFVNWTNFRTDFEREASRIMGKPVVVHGRVDARLIPFPSVTLNDVRVGQGEGGEPLIQVAHFSMDAELAPFLSGEALIFDMRLEQPKARIRLLPDGTLDWARGRRASIPAKTVILENVEITGGQIDFIDEQTGRTRHVTGLDADLSARSLAGPWRIEGRGALDGEAGSFAFSSNELDDTAAAIGLKARLTPDKRPFGVELDGNLKIVDLKPVYQGSFTMTENRRAEAQPVEDESGALRVTGDFELTNERIRVPEYRLEIGPKDDPYLVTGEATLDTGKEQEFLLLADGQQIDVSRIGNAGEAGKTGRDPAISVRQRLSAMLAIAADIPIPQVPGRASLKLPAIVIGDTTLRDVRLDLRPDGAGWMVDNVVAQLPGRTQFEAKGRLQLTGQRAFRGEMLVASNQPSGLASWIAGSVDPAIRKLRTAGFSATVNLTDTLQQFERLELAAGPAELRGRIERQALNGVPPSLTLQLKGNRIDLEALQALAGLVAGDASSETVLSHTIAADLSAENFSAFGEAADGVQIVATLKNGQLQAERVLIGNLAGTQLALSGRMSGTLEAPTISAKMKLASKDMTPFLEVIERHAPAHPALARLVKSGSYYSDATLDVTLTSGGQDGKAPFTFGVIGAANGTKIAANYQAPSLAQAIQGAGIMVEATMENPSTPILLGQLGFEPLPFDADENAIMSVKLQGTDDQKANAELSFTTAQTALSLNGEIDLARDDFLSGQTKLSLESRDFEPLLLLQGIGLPQMGTGLPIQIKADIATTTEAVTLSAIDGRADNNAFSGTVAIDRKLPGKARGQIAIDMVDLAFVGEGVVGPIREAVTGELAKSPLVRPSVSGLDVTLDISAKHFWPGVYGPVSDMTGTLIWKGDQIEFAKASGNWLGGKLTGNLLLGNGDGTGFFQTRLELKDADLASAGWSTGATPVAEGKVDLMLTAEASGKTISAMAESASGSGTATVQGIVINGLNTSALAPVMAEIDGREGEIAPDAVATVAAKHLLEGQSALGTVTVPFTIAGGTLRAQNVTAGDAAASFSASAEISFPDERLRADVTVGFKHAEEALSGAEPQVTLDYAGLLAMPGFSLDVADLANYLSLRAFERERRRVETLQANVLEKQRLRREVALYRAAAAEREAVRLRGIEEDRRRKAAADEAARLKALAEAKAAAQRKAAEEAAVAAEKARREEQQRVLSLKPFDATGGDLTTPQNGDTLQRPLETLPGDTTPQRGLDFNALPGVTPQ; from the coding sequence GTGCTTTCGCGAATTCTGGTTTTCATCGGTGGCCTGCTCGTCGCGGCACTTTTCGCTGCGCTGATTGCGCCGCTCTTTGTGAACTGGACCAATTTCCGAACCGACTTCGAGCGCGAAGCAAGCCGGATCATGGGCAAGCCTGTCGTTGTGCATGGCCGCGTCGATGCCCGCCTGATCCCCTTTCCCTCTGTCACGCTCAACGATGTCAGGGTCGGGCAGGGAGAAGGCGGCGAACCGCTTATCCAGGTGGCGCATTTCTCCATGGATGCGGAACTGGCGCCGTTTCTAAGCGGCGAAGCTCTGATTTTCGATATGCGGCTGGAGCAGCCGAAAGCCCGCATTCGGCTTTTGCCGGATGGTACGCTGGATTGGGCGCGGGGACGGCGGGCGTCGATACCGGCAAAAACGGTCATCCTCGAAAATGTCGAGATCACCGGCGGGCAGATCGATTTCATCGACGAGCAGACGGGTCGCACGCGGCATGTCACCGGTCTCGATGCCGATCTTTCCGCCCGGTCGCTGGCCGGCCCCTGGCGGATCGAGGGCCGTGGCGCGCTGGACGGAGAAGCTGGCAGTTTTGCATTTTCCAGCAACGAACTCGATGACACGGCGGCTGCCATCGGCCTGAAGGCCCGGCTGACCCCGGACAAACGCCCTTTCGGCGTCGAGCTCGACGGCAATCTGAAAATCGTCGATCTCAAGCCGGTCTATCAGGGCAGTTTTACGATGACGGAAAACAGGCGCGCCGAGGCGCAGCCTGTCGAGGACGAGAGCGGCGCATTGCGGGTGACCGGCGACTTCGAGCTGACCAATGAGCGTATCCGCGTTCCGGAATACCGGCTTGAGATCGGTCCGAAGGATGATCCTTATCTGGTCACCGGCGAAGCGACGCTGGACACGGGGAAGGAGCAGGAATTCCTGCTTCTGGCCGATGGCCAGCAGATCGACGTCAGCCGCATCGGAAATGCAGGCGAGGCAGGCAAGACCGGCCGTGATCCTGCAATCTCCGTGCGTCAGAGGCTCAGCGCCATGCTTGCCATCGCCGCCGACATTCCCATCCCGCAAGTGCCGGGGCGGGCGAGCCTCAAACTGCCGGCGATTGTCATCGGCGATACCACCCTGCGCGATGTTAGGCTTGACCTGAGGCCGGACGGCGCGGGATGGATGGTGGACAATGTCGTGGCCCAGTTGCCCGGACGGACACAGTTCGAGGCCAAGGGAAGGCTGCAGCTGACGGGCCAGAGGGCCTTCCGCGGCGAAATGCTGGTCGCATCCAATCAGCCTTCGGGACTGGCCTCCTGGATCGCCGGCTCGGTCGATCCGGCAATCCGCAAGCTGCGGACGGCAGGGTTTTCCGCAACGGTCAATCTGACCGATACGCTGCAGCAGTTCGAACGTCTGGAACTTGCCGCTGGTCCGGCCGAGTTGCGTGGTCGCATTGAACGGCAGGCGCTGAACGGCGTGCCGCCGAGCCTGACGCTGCAACTGAAAGGGAACCGCATCGATCTCGAGGCCCTGCAGGCGCTGGCGGGCCTTGTCGCAGGTGACGCCTCCAGCGAGACGGTGCTATCCCACACGATCGCTGCCGACCTCTCTGCCGAGAATTTTTCGGCGTTCGGCGAGGCGGCGGATGGCGTGCAGATCGTTGCAACATTGAAGAACGGGCAGTTGCAGGCGGAGCGAGTTTTGATCGGTAATCTCGCTGGAACACAGCTTGCGCTGTCGGGCCGGATGAGTGGCACGCTGGAAGCGCCCACCATCTCCGCAAAGATGAAGCTTGCGTCGAAGGACATGACGCCTTTCCTTGAGGTGATCGAGCGGCACGCGCCTGCTCATCCGGCTCTCGCCCGTCTTGTGAAAAGCGGCTCCTACTATTCCGACGCCACGCTGGACGTGACGTTGACGTCTGGCGGCCAGGATGGGAAGGCGCCCTTCACTTTCGGGGTGATCGGTGCCGCCAACGGCACGAAGATCGCTGCGAATTATCAGGCGCCAAGCCTTGCCCAGGCCATCCAGGGTGCCGGGATCATGGTCGAAGCCACGATGGAAAATCCATCGACGCCGATCCTGCTTGGACAGCTCGGCTTCGAGCCGCTGCCATTCGATGCAGACGAGAATGCCATCATGTCGGTCAAGCTTCAGGGCACCGACGATCAGAAGGCCAATGCGGAACTGAGTTTCACCACCGCGCAAACGGCCCTGTCCCTCAACGGCGAGATCGATCTGGCGCGCGATGATTTTCTATCGGGCCAGACGAAGTTGTCCCTGGAAAGTCGTGATTTCGAGCCGCTTCTGCTGTTGCAGGGTATTGGATTGCCGCAGATGGGAACGGGTCTTCCCATCCAGATCAAGGCCGATATCGCAACGACGACGGAGGCGGTCACTCTCTCGGCAATCGACGGCAGGGCGGATAACAATGCTTTTTCAGGAACGGTTGCAATAGACCGCAAGCTGCCGGGCAAGGCGCGCGGGCAGATCGCCATCGACATGGTCGATCTTGCCTTTGTCGGCGAGGGCGTGGTTGGCCCGATTCGGGAGGCGGTGACGGGAGAGCTTGCAAAATCGCCGCTTGTCCGGCCTTCGGTCAGCGGACTTGACGTGACGCTGGATATATCCGCCAAGCATTTCTGGCCCGGTGTTTACGGGCCTGTTTCGGATATGACCGGTACCTTGATCTGGAAGGGCGACCAGATCGAGTTTGCAAAAGCATCCGGCAACTGGCTCGGCGGAAAGCTTACCGGCAATCTCCTTCTGGGTAACGGGGACGGCACCGGCTTTTTTCAAACCCGGTTGGAGCTGAAGGACGCGGATCTTGCGTCGGCGGGTTGGTCGACCGGTGCCACACCCGTGGCGGAAGGCAAGGTCGATCTGATGCTGACTGCGGAAGCATCGGGAAAAACCATCAGCGCGATGGCCGAGTCTGCCAGTGGTTCGGGAACAGCGACCGTGCAGGGCATCGTTATCAACGGTCTCAATACCAGCGCTCTCGCACCGGTCATGGCGGAAATCGATGGCCGTGAAGGTGAAATCGCGCCGGACGCCGTTGCGACGGTTGCGGCAAAGCACTTGCTGGAGGGACAGTCTGCGCTCGGCACGGTGACGGTTCCCTTCACGATTGCCGGTGGTACGCTCAGGGCGCAAAACGTCACCGCGGGAGATGCCGCAGCGTCGTTTTCGGCCAGTGCCGAGATCAGCTTTCCGGACGAGCGTCTGCGGGCCGACGTGACTGTTGGCTTCAAACATGCCGAAGAGGCGCTTTCGGGTGCCGAGCCGCAGGTGACGCTGGATTATGCCGGGCTTCTCGCGATGCCCGGCTTCAGCCTCGACGTTGCTGACCTCGCAAACTACCTGTCTCTCAGGGCTTTCGAGCGCGAACGTCGCCGGGTCGAAACGCTGCAGGCGAACGTGCTCGAAAAGCAGCGACTGCGGCGGGAAGTAGCACTCTACAGGGCTGCAGCAGCCGAGCGCGAGGCGGTGCGTCTGAGGGGAATCGAAGAGGATCGCCGTCGGAAGGCAGCGGCTGACGAGGCTGCACGGCTGAAGGCGCTGGCTGAGGCGAAGGCCGCCGCGCAGAGGAAGGCAGCCGAAGAGGCTGCCGTAGCGGCCGAAAAGGCGCGACGCGAAGAGCAGCAGCGCGTCCTCAGCCTCAAGCCATTCGATGCGACGGGCGGGGATCTGACCACACCGCAGAACGGCGATACCTTGCAGAGGCCCCTTGAAACCTTACCGGGTGACACCACACCGCAACGGGGCCTGGACTTCAATGCCTTGCCCGGCGTAACGCCGCAATAA
- a CDS encoding efflux RND transporter periplasmic adaptor subunit — MRLWKQLLICIIIGLIAAGVWIRFMPNAGVALAKVGVPQAVIALLAPSADDRQEGAGQVQGQAQGRGQGGRGGNQTPLVVTQPVDTALVNDRLSAIGNGEAIVSVAVTPQATGNLTEIVVKSGDRIEKGQVIARLDSDEQSIAAAQAKVALDSAGEKVERNRKLGNAVSVAVLRDAEFAMQAAELALQTAQLDLKRRDILAPSGGIVGIITVNPGDYVTTSTPVAVVDDRSQILVDFWVPERFSTKISVGQPVTASPIALPGSEFTGAIHAIDNRVDQASRTLRVRARIDNPDDTLRAGMSFSVSVRFPGDAYPTVNPLAIQWSADGSYVWRVKDNKTERVPVTIIQRNSDKVLVEAKLAKGDTVVMEGVQRLRDGGTVRSAGDDDPQRAPKPAGAEEQKISAAEAAK; from the coding sequence ATGCGGCTTTGGAAGCAGCTGTTGATCTGTATCATCATCGGCCTCATCGCGGCCGGGGTCTGGATACGGTTCATGCCGAATGCAGGCGTAGCGCTTGCGAAGGTGGGCGTGCCGCAGGCGGTGATCGCGCTCCTTGCGCCATCGGCAGATGACCGGCAGGAGGGCGCAGGGCAGGTTCAGGGACAGGCGCAGGGTCGCGGTCAAGGCGGGCGGGGCGGAAATCAGACTCCTCTCGTGGTCACGCAACCTGTCGATACGGCGCTTGTGAACGACCGGCTGAGCGCTATCGGAAATGGCGAAGCTATCGTCTCGGTTGCAGTCACCCCGCAGGCGACCGGAAACCTGACGGAGATTGTCGTAAAATCGGGCGACCGTATCGAAAAGGGACAGGTTATCGCCCGTCTCGACAGCGATGAGCAGAGCATTGCCGCAGCCCAGGCGAAGGTCGCGCTCGACAGCGCCGGTGAGAAAGTCGAGCGCAACCGCAAACTCGGCAATGCCGTGTCCGTTGCCGTGCTGCGCGATGCGGAATTTGCCATGCAGGCGGCCGAACTTGCTCTGCAGACGGCGCAACTCGATTTGAAGCGACGCGATATTCTGGCACCGTCGGGCGGCATTGTCGGTATCATCACGGTCAACCCGGGCGATTATGTCACAACCTCGACGCCGGTCGCGGTCGTCGACGACCGTTCACAGATTCTTGTGGACTTCTGGGTACCGGAACGGTTCTCAACGAAGATCTCCGTCGGCCAGCCGGTGACCGCGTCGCCGATCGCGTTGCCTGGCTCTGAATTCACCGGCGCCATCCATGCGATCGACAACCGTGTCGATCAGGCAAGCCGTACCCTGCGGGTCCGGGCAAGAATCGACAATCCGGACGATACGCTGCGGGCGGGCATGTCCTTTTCCGTATCCGTGCGTTTTCCGGGCGACGCGTATCCGACTGTCAACCCGCTGGCAATCCAGTGGAGCGCCGATGGCTCCTATGTCTGGCGTGTCAAGGACAACAAGACGGAGCGCGTGCCGGTAACGATCATCCAGCGGAATTCCGACAAGGTGCTCGTCGAGGCGAAGCTCGCAAAGGGCGATACGGTCGTGATGGAAGGCGTGCAGCGCCTGCGCGACGGCGGCACGGTACGCTCGGCTGGTGACGACGACCCGCAACGTGCGCCTAAGCCGGCCGGTGCCGAGGAACAGAAGATTTCCGCAGCCGAGGCGGCGAAGTGA